A stretch of the Metopolophium dirhodum isolate CAU chromosome 8, ASM1992520v1, whole genome shotgun sequence genome encodes the following:
- the LOC132950707 gene encoding uncharacterized protein LOC132950707, protein MDFEFTNMRRTDIVLISGAISNSLNKCKIRKLEGKPLLLPLHEQMRIMTVRETQLAEKSIRRIFHNKKEVETTCLAQLNKSLNSKLNNLTPEFIKNYILRGDKINVVVLFGGSYDRNILSRLGLGHIEVLNIRCYDLNFDGDFYMILEKLRGKITERIFEFNVGRIQKRGRLLNLTEAHSGVCTQKHKITYAHDPKTDVRFTKCIFNRMVKEYGYQNLVKQFQPI, encoded by the coding sequence ATGGATTTCGAATTTACCAATATGAGGAGAACAGACATTGTACTAATATCAGGAGCAATCTCAAACAGcctaaacaaatgtaaaattcgTAAGCTCGAGGGGAAACCGCTTCTCCTGCCACTCCACGAACAGATGAGAATTATGACTGTTCGTGAAACACAGTTGGCAGAGAAATCGATAAGGCGGATTTTTCACAACAAAAAGGAAGTGGAGACGACCTGTTTAGCGCAACTTAACAAAAGTCTGAATTCGAAATTAAATAACCTAACaccagaattcataaaaaattatattttgcgtggagataaaataaatgtagtggTATTGTTCGGGGGATCATACGATAGGAATATTTTAAGTAGACTAGGGTTAGGACACATAGAAGTTCTAAATATCAGATGCTATGATTTGAATTTCGATGGGGACTTCTACATGATACTAGAAAAATTGAGGGGAAAAATAactgaaagaattttcgaattCAATGTAGGTAGAATCCAGAAAAGGGGTAGGCTATTGAACTTAACGGAAGCGCATAGCGGCGTATGtacacaaaaacataaaataacatacgcTCACGACCCAAAGACTGATGTGAGATTtacaaaatgcatatttaacaGAATGGTTAAGGAATATGGGTACCAAAATTTGGTGAAACAATTCCAACCTATATAG